Proteins from one Pseudomonas bijieensis genomic window:
- the leuD gene encoding 3-isopropylmalate dehydratase small subunit: MKAFTQHTGLVAPLDRANVDTDQIIPKQFLKSIKRTGFGPNLFDEWRYLDVGQPYQDNSKRPLNKDFVLNAERYQGASVLLARENFGCGSSREHAPWALEEYGFRSIIAPSYADIFFNNSFKNGLLPIILSDVEVDELFQQVEANPGYQLKIDLAAQTVTRPDGKVLGFEIDAFRKHCLLNGLDDIGLTLQDGEAIAAFEAKHRASQPWLFRDA; the protein is encoded by the coding sequence ATGAAAGCTTTTACCCAGCACACCGGTCTTGTCGCGCCTTTGGATCGTGCCAACGTCGACACCGACCAGATCATTCCCAAGCAGTTCTTGAAGTCCATCAAGCGCACCGGCTTCGGCCCGAACCTGTTCGACGAATGGCGTTACCTGGATGTCGGCCAGCCGTACCAGGACAACTCCAAGCGGCCGTTGAACAAGGATTTCGTGCTCAACGCCGAGCGTTACCAAGGCGCCAGCGTGTTGCTGGCCCGGGAGAACTTCGGCTGCGGTTCGAGCCGCGAGCACGCGCCATGGGCCCTGGAAGAGTACGGTTTCCGCAGCATCATCGCGCCGAGCTACGCCGACATCTTCTTCAACAACAGCTTCAAGAACGGCTTGCTGCCGATCATCCTCAGCGATGTTGAGGTGGATGAGTTGTTCCAGCAGGTCGAAGCCAACCCCGGCTACCAGCTGAAAATCGACCTCGCGGCCCAGACCGTGACTCGCCCCGACGGCAAGGTGTTGGGGTTCGAGATCGATGCGTTTCGCAAACATTGCCTGCTCAACGGCCTGGATGACATTGGCCTGACCTTGCAGGACGGCGAGGCGATTGCCGCGTTTGAGGCCAAGCATCGGGCGAGCCAGCCTTGGTTGTTTCGCGATGCTTGA
- a CDS encoding class I SAM-dependent methyltransferase produces MTSTAHSQVVQKQFGEQASAYLSSAVHAQGAEFALLQAALAGRGDARVLDLGCGAGHVSFHVAPLAGEVVAYDLSQQMLDVVTAAAAERGLGNISTVRGAAERLPFADGEFDFVFSRYSAHHWSDLGLALREVRRVLKPGGMMAFIDILSPGTPLLDTYLQSIEVLRDTSHVRDYSAGEWLRQVSEAGLHTRSTSRQRLRLEYHSWVERMRTPEVMRAAILQLQRSMGDEVREYFEIEADGSFSTDVLVLWAER; encoded by the coding sequence ATGACCAGCACTGCCCACAGTCAGGTTGTACAAAAGCAATTCGGTGAACAGGCCTCGGCCTATCTGAGCAGTGCCGTGCACGCCCAGGGCGCTGAGTTCGCGCTGCTACAGGCTGCGCTGGCTGGCCGTGGCGATGCCCGTGTGTTGGACCTGGGCTGTGGCGCCGGCCATGTGAGTTTCCACGTGGCGCCGCTGGCCGGTGAAGTGGTGGCCTATGATTTGTCCCAGCAGATGCTCGATGTGGTGACTGCGGCGGCCGCGGAGCGGGGCCTGGGCAATATCAGCACGGTGCGCGGTGCCGCCGAGCGTTTGCCCTTCGCCGACGGTGAGTTCGACTTCGTGTTCAGCCGCTATTCGGCGCATCATTGGAGTGACCTGGGCCTGGCGTTGCGGGAGGTGCGTCGGGTGCTCAAGCCGGGCGGGATGATGGCGTTCATTGACATCCTGTCGCCGGGCACGCCGTTGCTGGACACCTACTTGCAAAGCATCGAAGTGCTGCGCGACACCAGTCATGTGCGCGATTATTCGGCCGGCGAGTGGTTGCGCCAGGTCAGCGAAGCGGGGTTGCACACCCGCAGCACCTCACGCCAGCGCCTGCGCCTGGAGTACCACTCCTGGGTCGAGCGCATGCGTACCCCCGAAGTGATGCGTGCGGCGATTCTCCAGCTGCAGCGTTCGATGGGTGATGAAGTGCGTGAATATTTTGAGATTGAGGCCGATGGTTCGTTCAGTACAGATGTACTGGTGCTGTGGGCCGAGCGGTAG